Below is a genomic region from Candidatus Eremiobacteraceae bacterium.
GGCCGAGGAATCGGGCGCATGCTGCTTGAGACCGCGGTCAATGCTGCCCGCGATGTCGGCTTGAGCGGCCTGGATCTCGACACGAAGAGCGTGTTCCGCGGCGATTCATCTGTACGAGACGACGGGCTGGAAGTCGGTACCGCAGACCGACCCCGATAGCCCGTGCGAACTTCTCTATGCGCTTGAGTTGACGCGGTAGGGCCGCGCGCGGCGAAAAGACAACTCTCCCCTTCCTATGGACAAGCCTCCCAAATTGTGGCGTCTGCTGGCCATGCTCGTCGTCGTGATCGTGGCAATCGTTTTCCTCAGCCACGTGCCTGCGAACTTTCAGTGGCCGAAATAGGTATGCAGACGCGGCTCGATCCAAGCATCTTCAAGAGTTACGATATCCGGGGCATCTATCCGTCGGAACTCGACGAGAACGCCGCCGAACTGATCGGGCGGGCGTTTGTGGAATTCTTGCGCTGCTCGACGGTCGCGGTCGGGCGCGACATGCGCGCATCGTCCGAGCCTCTTTTTCAGGCGTTCGCCCGCGGAGTGACCGCGGCCGGTGCGGACGTCGTCGACCTCGGGCTCACGTCGACCGACGAACTTTATTTCGCCGTCGGCAACTTCGAGTATCCCGCAGGCGCGATGATCACCGCGTCACACAATCCCAAAGAATACAACGGTTTCAAGCTCTGCCGTGAGAAGGCGATCGCGCTGTCGGCCGAGACCGGCGTCTACGCGATAAGAGACCTCGCGGTGTCGGGGCGATTCTCCACGCCTGCGCGTACGGGCTCGATCCGAGCGCGTGACGTGCTCGACGACTTCGCACAGCATTGCCTCTCCTTCATCGACCGCGGTGCGATACGGCCGCTGAAGGTCGCGATCGATTGCGGGAACGGCATGGGCGGTCTCATCGTCCCCGCGATCTTCAAGCATCTGCCGATCGAAGTGATCCCGCTGTACTTCGAGCTGGACGGCGCATTTCCGAATCATCCGGCGAGCCCGATCGAAGCCGAGAATATGGCTGACGTGCAGCGCGCGGTTCGCGCACACGGCGCGGACCTTGGTGCGGCATTCGACGGCGATGCCGATCGCGTCTTCATCACGGATGAGCGGGGCGAGCTCGTGGGCGGTGATATGGTGACCGCGCTCGTCGCGAAAATGCTGCTGCGCAAACATCCGAACGCGACTATCCTCTATAATCTCATCTGTTCGCGCAGCGTCCCCGAGATCATCAGCGCCGAAGGCGGCCATCCGGTCCGCACCAAGGTGGGCCACTCCATCATCAAAGCCGTGATGCGCGAGGAGTCGGCCGTCTTCGGCGGCGAGCACTCCGGGCATTTCTACTTCCGCGATCATTACTTCGCCGACTCCGGCCTCATCGCGCTGCTCGTCGTGATCGAGCTCATGTCGCGCGAGAACAAGAAGATCAGCGCTTTGCTCGCGCCGCTTGATTCGCGCCGGCGGTCCGGAGAGATCAACAGCCGAGTCGATGACATCCCCGCCAAGCTTGCGGAGCTGGAAGCGCGCTATGCCGACGCGCAGATCGACCATCTTGACGGGGTGACGATCCAATATGCGGATTGGTGGTGCAACGTGCGGCCATCGAACACCGAACCGCTGCTGCGCCTCAATGTGGAAGCCGATACGCCGGAGCTGCTCGAGCGCAAGACCGCGGAATTGCTCGCTATGATCCGCGCCTGACCATGCGTTCCGCGACGATCGGGCCCGCGCTGGTCGCCATGGGCGACGGCGGCGCTCGTCAGGGCTGCATCCGGGTCGAGGCCGGCCGCATCGCATCGATCGAGGATGGTCCCCAGTTCCTCACCTACGAATTGCCGGCGGGCAGCACGATCACACCGGGACTTATCGATCTTCACACCAACGGCGTCGGTCGCTATTGGTTCAATCGCGATCCGATCGACGCGCTCGAGGCGCTGTGCTCCGATGCGCCCACGCACGGCGTCACTGCCTTCCTTCCGTCGATCATGACGAGCCCGTGGGATCAAATGCTGCACGCGGCCACTGCGATCTCGCGCCGCTCGTGCCTGCCGTTGACCGGCGCGCGACCGCTCGGTTTACATTTCGAGGGTCCGTTTCTCAATCGTGAGTTCCGTCGCGTCCATCAGGAAGAGTTCTTGCTCGAACCGACGCCGGCTCGCGTGGAAGCTTTGCTCGACACGTGGACGACCGGCCGCTGTCGCGTCACGATGGCGCCCGAGATCAACGGCGCCGCGCGCGCCGCCGAGGAACTGCGAAGGCGTGGCGTCGTGCTCTCGGCGGGGCATACCGCAGCGACGTATGCGATCGGCAACGCCGCCATCGAACACGGTTTTACCATCCTCACGCATTCGTTCAACGCCATGCCGCCGCTCCATCATCGCAAGTCGTCGATTCTCACCGCCTACTTGCTCGATCCAACCGCCTTCTGCGAGGTCATCGCGGATGGCGTCCACGTCTCGCCGGAACATCTCGCACTGCTCTATCGGCTCAAGGGAATCAATCTTGTCGCGACGACCGATGCGATGCCGCTGACCGATGCGGTCTCCGCGTCGGGCGGCGTGGCGGTGACGCGCGAAGGCGTGATCGCTGGGAGTCTGCTCACGCCGGACCAAGGCGTGCGCAACATCATCGCGGCAACTGGCCTGCTGCTTCCCGAAGCCGTCGTATGCGCCACGTGGGCCCCGGCGCGAGCGATCGGGCTCGACGATGAGATCGGAACCTTGCGTGAAGGCATGCGCGCGGATTTCACCGTCTGGGATCGACGCAATCGCGTGACCCACACCTTCGTCGGCGGCGAGCTGATCTACGCCGACGGCTGATTCGCCCCTGTTTGTCTGAAGGATGATCAGACGGCGAAGATCTCGCCCGTTACCGTGCCGGCTCTGTTCTTCACTTCGACGCGTTCGTATTGCGCAAGCACACCGCTCGGAACGAGACGCGACGTGACGAACGGCGGTACGGCGCGAGAGTTTCCGTCCACGATTTTCACGCACATGCCGATTCCTTGCGTGAGCGATGCGCTTGCGTGATATCCTTCGGCCCCGCCTTTGCACACGATGTCGCCAGGCAACGCGCGCATGAGATCGGTGTCGAATTCGCCGGTGCCGGCGACCATCTCCGGGTAGCGCATCATGGCGTCGCGCACGCGCACGAGCGCGTCTCGGAATTCCGCCGGGAAAGATTCGGGCCCTGCGAATCGCGCAAAGAACCGCGCGGCGACGGAGAGCGGCGTGGCGATCACCGGAATTCCGCATCCATCCACTCCCACCGCAAACGTTGACTGCGGCACCTCGAGCATGACCGCGTACCCGCGAAGTATCAGCGCTTGCGCGGGATGAGTTGGTTCGAGATAACCGTCCGGTCCGGCGCCGAGGTGCATACCAAGTGCCAAAATGCCGGCATGCTTCCCCGAACAATTGTTATGGATGCGACCCGGTTTTATCCCCGCTGCTGCCAGTGCGGCTGCCGCGCTTGCGTTGTACGGAGCGTGTGGACCGCAGCGCAGTGCGCCCTCGTCCAAGCCGGCCTTTGCGAGCATGCTTCGCGCCGCTTCGATATGAAATGGCTCGCCGCTGTGCGAACCAGCGATCAGTGCGATCTCCCGTTCGGTGAACCCGAAACGATCTGCGGCCCCGCTTGCGACGACAACAGCGCAGATCAGCGGTTTTGCTGAAGACCGAAGAAACGTCGGCTGCTCGACGTCGCCGCCGGAAGCGACGATGCGGCCATCTGCGTCAGCCACTGCGAATCGTATCGCATGCGCGCTTTCTTCTATCCCACCGCGGGTGACGACGACTTTTCCGGTTGCTTCCATCGTACTCGCGCATTTCGGAGCACGTGGCGGGGACGACCTCCCACAAGATTGAACGGCGGAAGCGATGGACGTTCCCCAAGGAGCGCGGCTTCTTTCCATTGGCGAAATATTCGATCGCGCGATCAGCGTCTTGTTCAGGAATGTTTGGACGTTGACGCTCACTTTTGGGGCGTTTCTCTTGCCGTATGTGCTCTTATTTTCGTGGGTTGAGCGTGCCCTCGCTGTAAGAGTTTACGGAGCGATCGAATCCGTTATCGCCCACCCGGACCGATCGCCTGCGTTCAATCCAATATCGCCGTCGAACCGACTTGACGCAAACGGCTGGTGGCTCATAGCCCTAGGACTCATCGTCTTTCCACTCGCCGGCGCTGCGATCGCTGCGTTCACGGCCGGAACCGCGAGTGGTGATCGACCTTCTTTCTCCACTTCCTTACGGCGGGCGTTTCGGAGCTGGCCGAGGTCCGTCTGGGTTTCGTTGCTCTCCGTCGTTGGCGTTGCCAGCGGCATCTTCGTGGTGGCGGCGGTATACTTCGTGGCGGTGGTCATTTGGGTGGTGGCGACGAATCAGCCCTTTTCCGATAAGGCGGCTATGGCATTCGTCGTGGTGGTTGCCATCATAACGTCCCTGTTCGCGATTGGCGCGGTTCCGTGGGCGACTTGCGCGTTCGGCGCCGCAACGCTTGATGACGTAGGACCTTTTGGAGCGCTTGTCGGCGCATGGCGGATGTGCTTTCGCAGATCTGCGGCCGTCAGGTCCTTGCTCTTCGGATTTGGTATGTGGGCCATCGTCGTCGTCGGCATGTTGTTCTTCTACATCATTGCAGTGATCGGCATCGCGATTCATCAGAACTATGCTGCCAGCGCAGTACGATTGATCGGATTGACCGAACTGGCCGTGTTTGTCAACGTAGCTGGTGCGTTGTTCTATCTCGATGGAAAGGCACGCAGAGAACGCCGGTTCTGATGAACGATCCAAACGCAACGCGGCTTCTGTCCGTTGGAGAGATCTTCGATCGCGCGGTACACGTCGTGTTGAGAAATTTCTTGCAACTAACGCTTGCTTATGGCATCTTCAACATTCCATTCGTCGCTCTCCAGGACTGGATTCAACGCTCGGCGCAAGCCCGATTTGACTTGGCCCTCGGGACGGTCGTCGCAAATCCGCGCTTGATCTCGCAATTCTTCCGGCTTTCCCAAGATCCGACGAAGAAATCCTTGGCGAGCGATTGGATATTTATCGCACTCGGACTTGCCGTTTCGGTTCTGGCGGCTTGTCTCGTCGCAAACCTGACCGAGCGAATCTTGCGCGGTGAGCGCCCAGCCGCAGTTCAGGTGATTCCGAAGTCACTAAGGGTCTTGTATCGACTTGTCGCCCAGCAGTTCGCGATAGTATTCATCGCCTTCCTCATCTTCATTGTCATCGTTATTATATGGGCGCTTCCGGCGCTGATGTGGCCCGCCGCGCGTTCACCCGCTGTCCTAACTGCTGCCATATCTCTGTCCGCTGCCCTCTTGTTCTGCGCACTCGAGGCATGGGGTTACTGCGCTTTTGGGGCTGTCGCGCTCGACGATTCAGGTGTCGTCCGAGCGATGAGAACGGGATGGCGAATGACAATGACCAAGGCCGCGGTCTCGCGATCGTTTGTATTTGGGTTTGGAATACTGGCTTTTGACGTGCTAGCGGTGATTTTCTCATTCGCGCTTGCGGGATTTGCTGTGGATGTGACGCATCAAGTAGTGGTGGCCCGCGTGTTGGAGGTACTCCTCGGCGTCGCGATCGCCACCTTCGTCAACGTCGCGGGCACCATTTTCTACCTCGATGCGAACGCGCGATACTCCGCAATCCAGGATGCCGCACAGAACCGCGAGAACAGCGCAGCGCGATGAGCAGCGAAGCGCCGGCCGTTAATCTTCGCCCGATGAGCGTTGGCGAGATGCTCGATCGCGGCTTCACCGTCTATCTCAGGAACGTCCTCGTGCTGACCGGCGCGCTCGTCGTGGTGATCGTTCCCACGATGCTGCTCCAGTATCTTGCTTCGCGCGATATGCTCGGATTCGACATCTCCATGATGACGAGCGCTTTTAAGAATCCCAATGCTCCGCCGCCTCAGCCGGACGTGAGCCAATTCACGAGCGCCTACGTGCGCAGTCTGCCGCTCATGGGTCTTTCGATGCTGCTCTCGGTGATAGCGCTGCCCTTTGCCAACGCGGCGGTGATCGCCGGCGTGTCGCGTTCGTATCTTGGCGAGCGGATCAGCCTCGCCGAATGCTATCGCGACGCTTTTCGCCGCTGGGCGCACGTGCTGTTGTTGGCTGTGCTGTGGATCGTCGCTTTCCTCGTCGGCTACTTCGCCTTTGTGATCCTGCTCGTACTCCTCACCTTCGTCTTTGCTGCCATCATCGCCGCCGGCGCACATATGCCCGCGGCGCTTGCCGTCGCGGGTGCGATCGTCGTCTTTCCGTTGATTATCTGGTTCGTCTTGACCGCGCAGCAGTTGTACATGACATGGGCGCTTTCGTTCGCCGCCGTCGTCGTTGAGTCTGTCGATCCGATCAAGGCGTTCGCTTCCGGCTTTGCGCGCGTCTTCTCCAGAGGCGCATATTGGCGATCGTTTGGCGTTGCAGCGGCCATCACCGGCGTTATCATCGCGCTCGAGCTGATCGTCGGAGGCTTGGGGACGGCGATATACGTCGTCTTCAAGCCGACGCCCGACGTACTCGCACCGCTCTTCTATGGCGCGCTGACGCTTATGACCGTCATCTACACGCCGCTGATGTTC
It encodes:
- a CDS encoding asparaginase, coding for MEATGKVVVTRGGIEESAHAIRFAVADADGRIVASGGDVEQPTFLRSSAKPLICAVVVASGAADRFGFTEREIALIAGSHSGEPFHIEAARSMLAKAGLDEGALRCGPHAPYNASAAAALAAAGIKPGRIHNNCSGKHAGILALGMHLGAGPDGYLEPTHPAQALILRGYAVMLEVPQSTFAVGVDGCGIPVIATPLSVAARFFARFAGPESFPAEFRDALVRVRDAMMRYPEMVAGTGEFDTDLMRALPGDIVCKGGAEGYHASASLTQGIGMCVKIVDGNSRAVPPFVTSRLVPSGVLAQYERVEVKNRAGTVTGEIFAV
- a CDS encoding amidohydrolase family protein, with protein sequence MRSATIGPALVAMGDGGARQGCIRVEAGRIASIEDGPQFLTYELPAGSTITPGLIDLHTNGVGRYWFNRDPIDALEALCSDAPTHGVTAFLPSIMTSPWDQMLHAATAISRRSCLPLTGARPLGLHFEGPFLNREFRRVHQEEFLLEPTPARVEALLDTWTTGRCRVTMAPEINGAARAAEELRRRGVVLSAGHTAATYAIGNAAIEHGFTILTHSFNAMPPLHHRKSSILTAYLLDPTAFCEVIADGVHVSPEHLALLYRLKGINLVATTDAMPLTDAVSASGGVAVTREGVIAGSLLTPDQGVRNIIAATGLLLPEAVVCATWAPARAIGLDDEIGTLREGMRADFTVWDRRNRVTHTFVGGELIYADG
- a CDS encoding phosphomannomutase/phosphoglucomutase produces the protein MQTRLDPSIFKSYDIRGIYPSELDENAAELIGRAFVEFLRCSTVAVGRDMRASSEPLFQAFARGVTAAGADVVDLGLTSTDELYFAVGNFEYPAGAMITASHNPKEYNGFKLCREKAIALSAETGVYAIRDLAVSGRFSTPARTGSIRARDVLDDFAQHCLSFIDRGAIRPLKVAIDCGNGMGGLIVPAIFKHLPIEVIPLYFELDGAFPNHPASPIEAENMADVQRAVRAHGADLGAAFDGDADRVFITDERGELVGGDMVTALVAKMLLRKHPNATILYNLICSRSVPEIISAEGGHPVRTKVGHSIIKAVMREESAVFGGEHSGHFYFRDHYFADSGLIALLVVIELMSRENKKISALLAPLDSRRRSGEINSRVDDIPAKLAELEARYADAQIDHLDGVTIQYADWWCNVRPSNTEPLLRLNVEADTPELLERKTAELLAMIRA